The genomic stretch CAGAAGCCTGATAAGGTGTGCTGCTTTGTAGGCGGCTATGCTCCCCGTTACTCCTATTATAATGTGCTTCCCTTTAAGCATATGCAATTATTCGTTTGGCACCGCTTGTTCCTCAGTAGTCTTAGGATTACGGTAGTAAATTTTGTTTTGCATAAATTCCTGAGCGGCAATGAGTGTTGGCTTAGGAAGTTTTTCGTAGAACTTAGAGATCTCAATTTGCTCACGATTCTCAAAAACCTCTTCAAGGTTGTCGGAATAGTTAGCAAACTCTTCAAGCTTGCGATTGAGTTCCTGCTTCAATTCTACCGAAATCTGATTGGCTCTTTTGGAGATAATCATTACCGATTCGTAGATGCTTCCTGTAGGCTTGTCCAACTTATCAAGGTCTCTGGTAACCGTGGTTGTTGGCGCATTGATTTTCTTAAAGTCCATATGGTATTTGAATTTTAATTATTTCTAGTTCTTGAGTGCCTTGAGCGCTGTCTCATGCATCTTTTTCGCTTCGACTAAATTTTCCGATTGCGGGTACTCTGCAATAAAGTTAAAATAATAGTCCTCAGTTGCTTGGTAGCGCTCCTTTTGTTTTGTAGCAATGCTGTTTTCGGCATAGAGAAATGCTGATTTCTGAATGAGAAACATCAACTCCTCGCGATGTTTCGAATTCGGATAATCTTTAATCGAGTTTCCTAACGCTACGATTGCTGCTTTGTAGTTCTCGGTGTGATAGTAAAGCCAAGCACTTTTATATGATTTCTCTTCCAACTTATTGAAAAGTTCGGTAATTAAATTTTTTGCTTCCTCTGCCTTTTTGCTATTTGGATATCTTGAGAGAAACTCTTGGAACGCTTCAATTGCAAAGTTGGTGTTTTCCTGATCCAGTTCAGGTCGGGGAGAGGTGAGGTAAAAGCAGTATCCGTAGAGGTATTCCGATTGCTCGGTAAAACTACTCTTAGGATAGTTTTTCCTAAAAGTGTCGAAATAACTAGAGGCCAGAAGGTAATCTCCTTGACCGTATTGGCTGTAAGCGTAATAAAAGTTTACGGTGTCGGCACGATTTGTTCCTCTGTAAATAGGTAGAATCTGTTCCAAGAGCAGCGAGGCCCTATAGAAATCGCCTTTGTCGTAATACATAAGAGCCTTGCTGTATTTAAGCTCATTATCCTTACTCTTTAATATTTTCTCGTAACCACTGCAGCCTGCAAGGACCGCTATGGCAATGATTGTAGTCGAAAGTAGCTTTATCTTATTCATACCTTAAAATAACGGACAAAGTTAATCATTAGTTTTATACT from Williamwhitmania taraxaci encodes the following:
- a CDS encoding DNA-directed RNA polymerase subunit omega, whose product is MDFKKINAPTTTVTRDLDKLDKPTGSIYESVMIISKRANQISVELKQELNRKLEEFANYSDNLEEVFENREQIEISKFYEKLPKPTLIAAQEFMQNKIYYRNPKTTEEQAVPNE
- a CDS encoding outer membrane protein assembly factor BamD, encoding MNKIKLLSTTIIAIAVLAGCSGYEKILKSKDNELKYSKALMYYDKGDFYRASLLLEQILPIYRGTNRADTVNFYYAYSQYGQGDYLLASSYFDTFRKNYPKSSFTEQSEYLYGYCFYLTSPRPELDQENTNFAIEAFQEFLSRYPNSKKAEEAKNLITELFNKLEEKSYKSAWLYYHTENYKAAIVALGNSIKDYPNSKHREELMFLIQKSAFLYAENSIATKQKERYQATEDYYFNFIAEYPQSENLVEAKKMHETALKALKN